From Piscinibacter gummiphilus:
CGGCCCATGCCTCGCAGGCGCTCGACGCCGCCCGCTACGTGCTCGACACCCTGGCCACCGAGATCGCCGCCAGCGCGCCGCGCGACGCGGCCGACCTGCGCAGCGCGCTCGGCGACCGCCCGACGCACGAGCGGCTGCGCGCCCGCACCGAAAGCCTGTCGGGCCTCGACGTGATCTCGATCTTCGATGCCGAGGGGGAGCTGGTCGCGTTTTCGCGGCAGTTCCCGGCGCCGGCGATCCAGATCCGTGACCGCGAGGCCTTCCAGGTGGCGCGCGCCGGTTACAGCAAAGCCTTCATCGCGGCGCCGGTGCAGAACCGCGCGCGCGGCGACTGGACCTTCTACCTCGCGCGGCGTCTCGAGAGCCGCTCGGGCGACTTCCTCGGCGTGGTGCTGGTGGGGCTGGCCAGTCGCTACTTCTCGCGCTTCTACGACCAGGTGCGCGGGCAGCGCGCCTTCGGGTCCTCCACGAGCCAGGGCCACCCGGTGACGGTGACGCTGCTGCGCGACGACGGGGTGGTGCTGGTGCGCGCGCCGGCCGAAGACGGCCTGCTGGGCCACCGCCTGCGCCCCGAAGGCCACTACCGCCAGCTCGGCAGCGACCGCCTGCCCCTGCCCGGCACCCCCGACTACCCGGTGGCCACGCCGTGGGACGCCGACCCCCACGCGCCGTGGCGCAGCCTCGCCAGCTTCGACTGGGCCGAGGGGCACCCGGTGGTGGCGGCGGTGGTGGTCGACAACGACGTCTTCCTCGGCGAGTGGCAAACGCAGAGCATCATGATCGGCCTGCTGGTGGGCCTCGTGGCGGTGTGCCTGGCGGCAGTCTTCCGGTCGCTGTCGCACTCCTTGCAGCGGCGCGAGCAGCACATGGTGGAAAACCAGCGCCTGCGGGTGCAGGCCGAGAGCGCCAACAAGGCGAAGAGCGAATTCCTTGCGACCATGAGCCACGAGATCCGCACGCCGATGCACGGCATCCTCGGCACGGCCGACCTGCTCGCGCGGACTCCGCTCACCCCGCACCAGGCGCAGCTCACGCGCACGCTGATGTCGTCGGGGCACAACCTGCTCGGCATCATCAACGACATCCTCGACCTCTCGAAGATCGAGGCCGACGAGCTGCGTTTCTTCCCGAGCGCCTTCTCGCCCGCAGAGGTGCTGCACGAGGTGCGCGACCTCTTCATGGGCTATGCCTCGAAGAAGGGCCTGGCGCTCGACGCCTTGCCCTCGACCGGCGTGGCCGCGGCCGTGGAAGGCGACCTGAACCGCGTGCGGCAGGTGCTCGTCAACCTCACCAGCAACGCGATCAAGTTCACCGACCGCGGCCATGTGCACCTGTCGGTCAGCCAGCGCGGGCGGGTGGGCACCGACCGCGTGCTCGTGCGCTTCCAGGTGGAAGACACCGGCAGCGGCGTGGCGGCGGAAGCGCGCGAGACGCTCTTCCAGCCCTTCACCCAGGCCGACGGGTCGGTGGCCCGCAAGTTCGGTGGCACCGGGCTCGGGTTGGCGATCTCGCAGCGGCTCGTGCAGCTGATGGGTGGCACCATCGACTTCGTCAGCACGCCCGGGCAGGGCAGCACCTTCTGGTTCGAGCTGCCGCTCCAGGTGGCCGCCGAAGGCGCGGTGCACCCGCAGCCGATCGGGCAGCAGGTGCATGAGCGTTTCGCCAACAGCGGCGCGACGCCGCTCACCGAGACGCAAGGGGCCGAACACGAGGGCTGCCACATCCTCGTCGTCGAAGACGACCCGGTGAACGCCATGATCGCCGAGGCCCAGCTCGCCCGCCTGGGCTGCTCGTGCGACATCGCCATCGACGGCAAGGAAGGGCTGCAGCGCCTGCGCAGCCGCCACTACGACCTGGTGCTGATGGACTGCATGCTGCCCGGCATGTCGGGCTACGCGGCATCGGCCGCCTGGCGTGCCGAGGAAGAAGCGAGCGGGCGCCCGCGCGTGCCCATCGTCGCGCTCACGGCCAACGTGCTGTCGAGCAACGCGGCGCAGTGCCAGCAGGCCGGCATGGACGACTACCTCACCAAGCCCTGCACGATCGAGAAACTCGGCGCGATGCTCGGCCGCTGGTTGCAGAAGGTGGCGTGACCGGCGCGCCTATAGTGGCCGGGCGCCTTGCTTCCGCAGGGCACGGAGCACACCCATGACGATCGCCACTCTCGCCACCTGGCACGACCTGGTCTCGACCCGCAACGTGAAGGGGCTCGACGCCTTGCTCGCCGATGGCGTGGTCTTCCACTCGCCCGTGGTCCACACCCCGCAGCTCGGCAAGGCGATCACCACGCAGTACCTCGCGGCGGCCTTCCACGTCTTCTTCAACGAGACCTTCCGCTACGTGCGCGAGATCGCCGGCCCGCGCGACGCGGTGCTCGAGTTCCAGGTCGAGATCGACGGCATCGCGGTCAACGGCGTCGACATGATCAAGTGGGACGACGACGGCCGCATCGTCGAGTTCAAGGTGATGATCCGCCCGCTCAAGGCGATCAACCTGATTCACCAGCAGATGGGCGCGATGCTGAAGAAGACCACGCCCTGAGCAGGGCGCCGCGGGCGCGGCCGCTTGACGCCATACCGATTGGTATGTACCGTGCCATACCAATCGGTATGGACCTTCACGGCATGGAACGCGGCGCATGATCGAACTGGCCACCGGCCCCCGGCGAAAGCTGCTCGACGCGGCACTGCATGTGATCCGCGCGCAGGGCTATGCGGGCAGCTCGGTCGATGACATCTGCCGCGAGGCGGGCGTCACCAAGGGCAGCTTCTTCCACCACTTCAAGGGCAAGGACGACCTGGCCATTGCCGCCACCGAGCACTGGACGGGCCTGACCGGCAATCTCTTCGAGGCCGCGCCCTTCCACCAGAAGGCCGACCCGCGCGACCGTGTGCTCGCCTACATCGACTTCCGCGCCGCGCTGATCGAGGGCGAGCTGCCCGACTTCACCTGCCTGCTCGGCACGATGGTGCAGGAGACCTACGCCACGCACCCCGACATCCGCGACGCGTGCAACCGCGCCATCCTCTTCCATGCCCGCACCGTCGAGGCTGACCTGATCGAGGCCAAGCGCCTTCATGCGCCGAAGGCGAAGTGGGTACCACTCGACGTGGCGCTCTTCGCGCAGGCGGCCATCCAGGGCGCTTTCATCCTCGCCAAGGCGCAGGACGACGCCGCGGCCGCCCGACGCGCCATCGCGCACCTGCGCCAGTACGTGGCCTCGCTGCTGCCCGCTGCGGCACGCACGTTGCCACGCTCCACCACCCCTCCATCACGAAGGAGATGACATGCCCGCCAAGAACACGATCTGCCTCTGGTACGAACGCAACGCCCTGGAGGCCGCGACCTTCTACGCCAAGACCTTCCCCGACACCCGCGTGGGCGCGGTGCACCGCGCCCCGGGCGACTTCCCCGACGGCAAGCAGGGCGACGAGCTCACCGTCGAGTTCACCGTGATGGGCGTTCCCTGCCTGGGCCTCAACGGCGGCCCGGCCTTCAAGCAGACCGAAGCCTTCTCGTTCCAGGTGAGCACCGAAGACCAGGCCGAGACCGACCGCCTGTGGCACGCCATCGTCGACAACGGCGGCGAGGAAAGCGCCTGCGGCTGGTGCAAGGACAAATGGGGCGTCTCATGGCAGATCACGCCGCGCGTGCTGATGGAAGCCATCGCCCACCCCGACCCCAAGGCCGCGAAGCGGGCCTTCGACGCGATGATGACGATGAAGAAGATCGACATCGCCACCATCGAGGCCGCGCTCAAGGGCTGAGCGTGCGCGTCGAGCGACCTTGCGTTTTCGCAAGGTCGCGGGTGGGTGCATCTGCCACAAGCGGCACATGCACCGAACCGACACCCCACCCGACTTCGACTGCGATTGCCACCGCCGCGCCACGCTGGAGCGGGTCTGGGAAGACCTCTGGGTCAAGCGCGGCCCGAAGCCGGCGCACGGGCG
This genomic window contains:
- a CDS encoding ATP-binding protein codes for the protein MPRRSVLLVFRGIDATSRATAALGVLLVAGVLLAGGLSIWRLRQAAELSAQQHVDNRAVAISAHASQALDAARYVLDTLATEIAASAPRDAADLRSALGDRPTHERLRARTESLSGLDVISIFDAEGELVAFSRQFPAPAIQIRDREAFQVARAGYSKAFIAAPVQNRARGDWTFYLARRLESRSGDFLGVVLVGLASRYFSRFYDQVRGQRAFGSSTSQGHPVTVTLLRDDGVVLVRAPAEDGLLGHRLRPEGHYRQLGSDRLPLPGTPDYPVATPWDADPHAPWRSLASFDWAEGHPVVAAVVVDNDVFLGEWQTQSIMIGLLVGLVAVCLAAVFRSLSHSLQRREQHMVENQRLRVQAESANKAKSEFLATMSHEIRTPMHGILGTADLLARTPLTPHQAQLTRTLMSSGHNLLGIINDILDLSKIEADELRFFPSAFSPAEVLHEVRDLFMGYASKKGLALDALPSTGVAAAVEGDLNRVRQVLVNLTSNAIKFTDRGHVHLSVSQRGRVGTDRVLVRFQVEDTGSGVAAEARETLFQPFTQADGSVARKFGGTGLGLAISQRLVQLMGGTIDFVSTPGQGSTFWFELPLQVAAEGAVHPQPIGQQVHERFANSGATPLTETQGAEHEGCHILVVEDDPVNAMIAEAQLARLGCSCDIAIDGKEGLQRLRSRHYDLVLMDCMLPGMSGYAASAAWRAEEEASGRPRVPIVALTANVLSSNAAQCQQAGMDDYLTKPCTIEKLGAMLGRWLQKVA
- a CDS encoding TetR/AcrR family transcriptional regulator, which translates into the protein MIELATGPRRKLLDAALHVIRAQGYAGSSVDDICREAGVTKGSFFHHFKGKDDLAIAATEHWTGLTGNLFEAAPFHQKADPRDRVLAYIDFRAALIEGELPDFTCLLGTMVQETYATHPDIRDACNRAILFHARTVEADLIEAKRLHAPKAKWVPLDVALFAQAAIQGAFILAKAQDDAAAARRAIAHLRQYVASLLPAAARTLPRSTTPPSRRR
- a CDS encoding VOC family protein, producing MPAKNTICLWYERNALEAATFYAKTFPDTRVGAVHRAPGDFPDGKQGDELTVEFTVMGVPCLGLNGGPAFKQTEAFSFQVSTEDQAETDRLWHAIVDNGGEESACGWCKDKWGVSWQITPRVLMEAIAHPDPKAAKRAFDAMMTMKKIDIATIEAALKG
- a CDS encoding nuclear transport factor 2 family protein, producing MTIATLATWHDLVSTRNVKGLDALLADGVVFHSPVVHTPQLGKAITTQYLAAAFHVFFNETFRYVREIAGPRDAVLEFQVEIDGIAVNGVDMIKWDDDGRIVEFKVMIRPLKAINLIHQQMGAMLKKTTP